A single genomic interval of Alligator mississippiensis isolate rAllMis1 chromosome 15, rAllMis1, whole genome shotgun sequence harbors:
- the LOC109285067 gene encoding uncharacterized protein LOC109285067 yields the protein MEERRRLQTGRGICDVRRYQRLHQDTQVAIEASKAQAKKLQREERVLLLLVPTPAVLGQLHEVRKQRFRLGREQRQQSIRLQQLELILTKRDQSQEQHHWGKQFQQNSGRSQKDASSKAGPSSSPKKTRFPPV from the exons ATGGAGGAACGAAGACGTTTGCAGACTGGGCGG GGCATTTGTGATGTGAGACGCTACCAGCGTCTCCATCAGGACACTCAAGTGGCAATTGAGGCAAGTAAAGCGCAGGCCAAGAAGCTGCAGCGGGAGGAAAGGgtcctcctgctgctggtgccgACTCCAGCAgtcctggggcagctccatgaaGTGAGGAAGCAG AGGTTtcggctgggcagggaacagaggcagcagagcatccggctgcagcagctggaactgATTCTTACAAAGAGGGaccagagccaggagcagcacCACTGGGGCAAGCAATTTCAGCAAAACAG TGGAAGGAGTCAGAAGGATGCCTCCTCCAAGGCTGGGCCCTCATCTTCTCCAAAGAAGACACGATTCCCCCCAGTCTAA